The Panicum hallii strain FIL2 chromosome 5, PHallii_v3.1, whole genome shotgun sequence genome contains the following window.
TGATTAATAACCTGTCTGAAACACCAGATGCTTGTGGCCTGCTGATCATTAAAATGCCTTCTATGTTTACTACTAGCTTGCTTCTTTCAGATAATGAATTATTATGCAATTCTGTAAAGTCTAGCAAAAGATCTTCTCATGGACCAATTTGCTCGATTTGTAAGGTATGGCAACCTTGTATTTTTTGCCTTATTTCCATATCCTTATATGTAACACCTTGTTTGGATATTTTGCTCTCCTCCCAGAGTGGAACTGCCAGCTCTCATATCATTCGGTGCCAGAATTCTAATTGTTCTGGCAGCTTCCACACATTCTGCCAAGATCCTCCATTGCAAGATGGTGTTCTTACATCTGAATGTTCTTTGTGTAAAATCAATCAAAATTTGTTGGCAAGGGCAGCAGAAGAGAATTTGGTGAAAAAAATACAGAGATACGTAGGTCACAGAATGCTGGTTATTCAGGAATCTGGTTTCCAATATCAATTCCTTGTAAAATGGCATTCACTTTCTCATCATCATGACTGTTGGGTATGCCCTATCCTTTCTTAATGTAAATACGATAACTTGTTCTGCTATATCCAAATTTTTAAGCAGCTTCATTGGCAGCCCAGTTAGTGATTTAATTTCGATATCTTTTTTACTAAAATAAAAGGAATCTGGTTGATGGGATTTTAGCTTTATCCAGATGGTTTTGTTGAAGGCAGTCTGCACCTCATGGTGCAGAGTCCAGGATAGGAATATTTCATGGTTTAGAAAATGTGCATCGATGTTAGCAGAAGCCTGACACTACTTGTCATACTAGTGCATATTGGTACTGTTAAATTAAACCTTCTTTCATTTGTactcttgtaaaaaaatattgcTAGTATGGACAAACTTGGATGCACCTTTAACTTTTGCCCACACAAGAGTTGGAATTGTTTAAAGTTATGTATTATTTATAGGTATGTAAATGTTCATAAAACAGAATgtcatgccatgattctttagAACATTATCAAGGGGAATCGTCATGAACATTCTGATAATCATACGTTGAGAAAAAAATTACTTTCACTTGCTTCAGGTTCCACTTGAATGGCTTCAAGTTTTTGATCGTATACGAGTACAGAATTATCTGAAAAAGAGCATGTAAGTATTGCGCACTATTGGATTTCTTAAGTCATCCACAATTTTACAATTGCTCTTGTTATTTCAGTGCAACCATATATGTCCATATATGCCACTGACTTTTATTCACTGATTCACTAGAAATCATGTACACCATTGGCAAACAGTCAATAGAAAATAGATAACCGAGGTTTATTATAAGTAGGTAACCATTCCATTGCTTTATTCTGTTTACTAATATTGGCTTACTGTATGTCTTGAGTTAAAACAATTTTTTTTAGCTGGTGAACACATTCTTGAATGATTTGTGGTTACAAAATTCTGAATGATAATATAGGCAGTTGCTTGTTGTATTTCTAAAATCACCTTTTTCCTTATAGCTACATGTGTTTTGTGTCATGAACAAACGCTGTTTCCCCTTTTTTTTCATTTCTGTTTCTAATAATTCTATAAATTATCTGTGACAGCTTGCTTAAAGAGATTTATGTAGAGGATCAACGGAAACCTGAGTGGTTTGAAGTAGATCGTGCTATTGCTTGTCGGAGGAAGTCTGGTTGTGATAGTACATGTGACATCTTGACTACCATTCAGGATAACAAAGACTTTCTGGAATATGAGTTCCTTGTGAAGTGGAAAGGCCTTGATTATTGCGAGGCTACATGGGAGTCCTGTTGCACGGAAGGTGTGCAGGCTGCCATTTCCAAGCTTGTTGAAAGGCATCAAAGTGTTTTAAAAAGAATTGATTGTGTCAGCCCAGTATGCCTAGAAGGGGTGATTACGGAAGAGATCCACAATGGTGCTTTATACGGCTACCAGCATCAAGGTTTGCAATGGATATTTGATAACTTCAAAACTAGGAGGAATGTTATTCTTGCTGGTacgttcatgaaccctaaggcTGTTATGCATGGTTCCCTTCATACTTAATTTTTATTATAACTATCATAGTTCGTGAGCTGTAAGGCTGTAATGCGTGTCATGCTTTGTACTTGTATGTTCTTTTTTAATAACTATTAAACTTCAAGAAGCACAAGGTTGTAGTGGCCTGCTGTCTGATTCCAGATGAAAATAAGAATTATGATAAAAGCTGAATGAAGACAGAAGGTTAAAAGAAACAAACAAATTATATTTACAGCAAACTCTTCTATTTTTAACTCACTAAGCACATAATAGTTATCAAGTTAAAAATATTAAAGGGTGCTGCAAACCTGTCGCACTTGCACCCAATAGTTTGAGGGGGAGATGGCCACCTGGGAGCCTATGTCCACAGCCCAGCAAGGAAGAATGCTTAGTCTTGTTCGGTTTGATGGAATGTGCCAGCTCATCTTTTATCGAACCAGTCCTAAGAAACGCCGCTGACAAACTCTATCTAACAAGCAAGCAAACTATTAGACCGACTAACTTGCATGTGGCTGTGGCTTCTGCAGTTGAACATTCAAAGTGCTGTGGCTGCTAATGCCCAGCCCAGATCACTAAAACgtcatttttttttctgaataTGTCATGTTTTTGTGCCTAAAGTGAAGCTGGATTGCATAATTCCTCCATGGAGGCAGATTGCTCCTAATATGTTGCCCACTTCACATGTCTTCATAATCAGTTATTGCAGAACATACCTGACCACAAAACTGATGACTATATTATCTTATTTTACCAAAATCATGAATCATGGTAAATCTCTTTGTAATGGCAGATGAAATGGGTCTTGGCAAAACTGTGCAAGTTGTTTGCTTTCTCAATCACATTATTAAGGAAAGGTTTACGGCATTTCCTGCACTAGTTCTCGCTCCTAAGAGCATCCTATTGCAATGGGAAAAGGTATGTAAATCCTTATGTAATCTTGCCATGTTATCCTTAGTGTTTTGTCAGGAAAGGTGCAGGAATTTATTTGCTATGCAATATGTATATACGGATGTATTTTCTTAAAGAAATTTATGACTGCCCTTAAATAGGAATTTGGGCGCTGGGGAGGTGATCTTAACGTTATTGTTTATCAAGGAGACAAGGACTCCAGGAAGTGCATTCAAGCTCATGAAATGTACTCTTCTGAAGGGAGGGTTTTATTTGATGCTCTTGTGACAAGCTATGAATTTGTCCAAATTGATAAATCAGTTTTGCAGAAGTTTAAGTGGTCTGCAATTGTCAGTAAGTTTTTCTGATATAGCTGTGTTTGGGTTATCTACTGCTTAAGCGTCTCCTATTGATGTATAAAGCTTGTGCGATTCCTTGTTTTCATTTCAGTTGATGAAGCTCACAGATTGAAAAAGCTTGATTGCAACCTTGCAACTTGCCTAAAACGCTATAGTTCTGAATTTCGCTTGCTACTTACAGTAAGTCTTGTTCATTCTATGCAGGTTTCTTGAACTTTAGAAGTGAGTTTTGTGGCATGTTGCCAATTTTGTTGTTTCATTAAATATCATTGGTAGACCTAGAACTGAGCTTGTTACTTCCCACTGGTAGACCTAGAACTGAGCTTGTTACTGCCCATTGGTAGACCTAGAACTGAGCTTCATTAAATATCATTGGTTGCCAATTTTGTTGTTTCATTAAATATCATTGGTAGACCTAGAACTGAGCTTGTTACTGCCCATGACAGCTTGATAGTAGTTAAAGGAACTGTAAGTTTTACGCAATCTTAATTGTGTTTGGGATTATGAAAAATCTACTTTTTACGAATTATTTTCAATAATACCAATCAATTCTTCATAGGCATTTTAAACAAGTCTTCAAAGTTTGGTTATCTGAATTATGGACTATGAAACTTCACTATGCGATGTGGAATCATTGATGAATTGTTCTAAAAAGGAATGCCACTTGTCATGTTGTCTGTCTTACCTTTTGTTCCTGCGGGGAGGGGTTCTGGTTTCATTTTCAAAGGTGAACATAACATTCAAATAATGTTCCTCATGTCACAGGGAACACCGTTGCAGAACAATATGCTGGAGCTATTTTCATTACTTCATTATATTGATCCAGATGAGTTTTCTGATCCCAATGCTGATGGCCTGTTCACAAATATTGAATCTGGAAACGAGTTGACTATGGAAGAGAAAATTGCTCGGATTCATGATATTTTAAAGCCTAGGTGTTTTTCATCTCTAATAGGAAATGCTGTCCAGTTCATTGGTTGGATGTGGGTTCTTAGTTCATACGTGTTTGTTTTGCTAGGATGTTGAGGAGAATGAAGTCTGATGTTTTAACAGATTCCATGCCAACAAAGAAGTGGGTGGAAGTTCCATGTGCGCTGACAGATTCCCAGAGAGAACTTTACATTGATATTTTAGAGAAGAATTATTCAAAGTTGAATGGGGCTATTAGAAATGGTCAGTGCAAATACTTGCTCTTGCATTTTCCCCTTTGGTTTATTGTAATCTATTCAACTTTCACCTGGTATTACTGCTTTATCTACATATTTGATTCTCCACATTGGTGTACAATGTTTTTTGTAAATGCTATTATATGAGCAAAACCACAGGTATTAGCTAAAGGGAGAATACTCTTGATGTGCTTGCTTGCGCCCTACAAGTAAATGGACACATTTGACACATACATCGAGCTCTGTTTTTCCTCATTCGATGGCTCCAACTCAGGCAGCCACTTGCCCACTTCTGAATATTGAGAATGTGCAGGCAGCCACTTGCCCACTTCTGAATATTGAGAATGTGCAAGTAGTATGCAAGGAGAGCCACGATTTTCATTATTCAGTAAACAGAAAGATCAGTCCTTTGCTTTGCAAACTTTGGTTATTCATGCCATTGTCTCATTGAAGCTCCGCAAGGTCAATATCGACTAGCTGAGAGCTCCTTCACCTTGTTATTTTTTTACTTTTTGTACAAAATGACACCTTATTTAGCTTTCTAATATTATTTTTTACTTTTTACAAAATGACATCTTATTTAGCTTTCTAATATTGGAGCTCATAGACATTTTTGTGTGAAATTTATAGACCTCTTTGTTATTAAGCTTATGATGTTACAACGTCCTTGCTAACTCTCGTTTTACATCTAGACTAACTGTGTATACTTCTGCAGGCAAGAAGCTTGCTCTGAACAACATACTTATGCAACTGAGAAAATGCTGCAATCATCCAGTAGGTTTTCTTTCCATTCTAGTTGATATTTTAATGATAATTATTCACTTCAATAtattcttctcctctgtttttctatGATTGTTTCCCCTTTGAAAAGTTTCTCAACGGTGATATCTTATTTTGATAATTATTTGTGAGCAGAATATAAATGTTGCAAGTGCTTCCCTTAATAGAGCCTTTGCAGTGGAGTATAAGCATGAATCACTGATTACTGTGATGATTTGTGCATTACATAGAACTGTTTTTTGGTATAGATGTGATGTTTGCTTTGTAAGCTGTCATGATGGTTAATAATCTAATTTTGTGACTATATTTTTCAGTTTCTATTTCAAGGACAGGAAACCAAACAGCAAGCTGCAGATGTTTTCCTTTCTCTTGTAGCTGCATCAGGGAAGCTTCAACTGCTTCATAAGGTTCCCCATCTTGAACCTCATCTGAGCTTGTGCTAAACTTTCAACTTAGTGGGGAGTAATAATTTGTAAAAAATGCTGACGTGCAGTTGCTTCCAAAACTGAAAGAAAGAGGAAACCGTGTGCTGATCTTCTCTCAAATGACCATGATGCTTGATATCCTTGAGGATTTTCTTTGTGACCTTGGGTACAAATATGCACGGTATGGTTCTTGGATCTTTCAATGTTCAATGCATTTTGGTCTGTTATAACATGGAGGTCTAAATTTCGTTTGGTCCACCCCATGTCTGCTGTATTTGGCAGCATTGATGGACAGACATCACTGTCAGCAAGACAGGAAAGCATAAAAGAATACAACAGAGCTGAAAGTGAGACATTCATTTTCTTGATGTCAACTCGTGCTGGTGGTCTTGGCGTTGACCTTGTATGTGTTCTAATACTCTGTCCATACTAGTTTCGTTAACTTGCGTATAATCTTGTTAGGTGATTTTTGTACCAGCAATTACCTAAGCTCATTTGTGCCATTGATCTAACAATGTTTACTCTGCTTTTGCAGCCTGGTGCTGATAGAGTGATTATATATGGTGAGTAACTTCTGTTACGTGTTCTTCTATGGAGACTTCTCACCTATAGTTCTGTGCAGTAATTACTGATTCCCTGTTTTCAGATCCTGACTTCAACCCATTTATGGACTTGCAAGCACAGTCCAGAGCGCACCGGATTGGACAGACCCGACCAGTAGTTGTTTACCAGCTCATTACGAAGTGTTCAGTGGAAGAGAAGATACTGCAAAAGTCCAAGCAGAAATTGGCTATAGAGAATATGTTAATGAACTCTTCCAAGAAGCCAAATGCAGATGAGTTGCAGTCTATACTGCTCCATGGAGCCAAGACAATTATTGACAGAAAAAAGGTCAGTGCCACGTCAATCCAGTATGATGACGAGGCGATCGAGAATCTCCTGAAGCTAGACCCTAGTTCTGAGGAGAAGTGCTCCAAAGAAGACAATGGCTATCTTGGGAG
Protein-coding sequences here:
- the LOC112891493 gene encoding CHD3-type chromatin-remodeling factor PICKLE-like, which produces MPPARSSARGGRRGRGRGGRGRGAAAAAGTRRKRDVDSEVVDLCDDRDESSPRMKRRTEEIASAEHTVEAGLEALSRDATEEDCAYGGEPTPTRNLRRLRKQTVESNAADAKEYVAVDVKDSDTEDPGNLSPCGSLKVRQILKDISSGVAESEAKVVKEIEQSSASDDGQKLGQQRRSKRLQAKLIGIQDLDGGDTDSDIFEDRRSSSEDEKRRLVPKRTKRFQRKYTSESANGEVSEDKDTWRSSSDDDKDSVAPRRRSKRYKLRTRSSSNDDRDDSDAVNYYGKAIQCRRMSKRLLEKQKVDHISNESCTKASSSMLSTSSSSDNELLCNSVKSSKRSSHGPICSICKSGTASSHIIRCQNSNCSGSFHTFCQDPPLQDGVLTSECSLCKINQNLLARAAEENLVKKIQRYVGHRMLVIQESGFQYQFLVKWHSLSHHHDCWVPLEWLQVFDRIRVQNYLKKSILLKEIYVEDQRKPEWFEVDRAIACRRKSGCDSTCDILTTIQDNKDFLEYEFLVKWKGLDYCEATWESCCTEGVQAAISKLVERHQSVLKRIDCVSPVCLEGVITEEIHNGALYGYQHQGLQWIFDNFKTRRNVILADEMGLGKTVQVVCFLNHIIKERFTAFPALVLAPKSILLQWEKEFGRWGGDLNVIVYQGDKDSRKCIQAHEMYSSEGRVLFDALVTSYEFVQIDKSVLQKFKWSAIVIDEAHRLKKLDCNLATCLKRYSSEFRLLLTGTPLQNNMLELFSLLHYIDPDEFSDPNADGLFTNIESGNELTMEEKIARIHDILKPRMLRRMKSDVLTDSMPTKKWVEVPCALTDSQRELYIDILEKNYSKLNGAIRNGKKLALNNILMQLRKCCNHPFLFQGQETKQQAADVFLSLVAASGKLQLLHKLLPKLKERGNRVLIFSQMTMMLDILEDFLCDLGYKYARIDGQTSLSARQESIKEYNRAESETFIFLMSTRAGGLGVDLPGADRVIIYDPDFNPFMDLQAQSRAHRIGQTRPVVVYQLITKCSVEEKILQKSKQKLAIENMLMNSSKKPNADELQSILLHGAKTIIDRKKVSATSIQYDDEAIENLLKLDPSSEEKCSKEDNGYLGSIVSFAHGAEDEEPGSPKVEDLRVLKPATPKVDLGRGKRQRRVVNYNDAVENSDSDDMYAPEGSSTSSSSSSDNDDYEADTLTSALVVTAHEAQAPNVTFATEDPGAIPALQALKGSSRSISSSPDDNEGDAKPTVADT